The following coding sequences lie in one Euhalothece natronophila Z-M001 genomic window:
- a CDS encoding Mur ligase family protein: MKLLDRARLALAVIVAKTVPPIIRKLGLGAGSVLPGEIARRLHPNLLALLCEQVREGVILIVGTNGKTTTSLLLRTILEENGAKITHNATGANLINGLITALLFDTNLLGKLNADYAILEVDENIFPLIVQPCQPTIILGLNLFRDQLDRYGEVDAISEKWQQAITPLPLTTTIILNADDPTLCYLGNNLPQNVLFFGLTESELYLEEIPHAVDSIYCPACGASLDYQGVYLSHLGDYDCPSCDFTKAKLDIYSPEWGQILVGIYNKYNTLAAALASQALNIPTSNIEKTIKTFRAAFGRAEELNVNGKSVRILLSKNPVGMNETIRTVNEIKQQGKAQATLLILNDRTPDGTDVSWIWDVDTEQLVSQGGTIIISGDRVYDLALRIQYSQETLNDAQLNLIIKEDLKEAVETALNHTAPDETLHILPTYSAMLEVRQLLTGRKIQ, from the coding sequence ATGAAATTGCTTGATCGCGCTCGTTTAGCATTAGCCGTTATCGTTGCAAAAACAGTTCCTCCTATTATCAGAAAATTAGGACTAGGGGCTGGTAGTGTCCTCCCCGGGGAAATTGCCCGTCGTCTTCACCCTAATCTTTTAGCCCTTCTTTGTGAACAAGTACGAGAAGGTGTAATTTTAATTGTAGGAACCAATGGCAAAACCACTACTTCCCTGCTTTTAAGAACAATTTTAGAAGAAAATGGGGCAAAAATTACTCATAATGCTACAGGAGCTAACCTGATTAATGGCTTAATTACGGCTCTTTTATTTGACACTAATTTATTGGGTAAACTTAATGCTGATTATGCCATTTTAGAAGTTGATGAAAATATTTTTCCCTTAATTGTTCAACCCTGCCAACCAACAATTATTTTAGGATTAAATTTATTTCGAGATCAGCTAGATCGATATGGAGAAGTAGATGCTATTAGCGAAAAATGGCAACAAGCAATTACACCACTTCCCTTAACTACGACCATTATCTTAAATGCCGATGATCCCACTCTTTGCTACTTAGGAAATAATTTACCACAAAATGTGTTATTTTTTGGCTTAACTGAATCTGAATTATATTTAGAAGAAATTCCTCATGCTGTTGATTCCATTTATTGTCCTGCTTGTGGTGCTTCTTTAGACTACCAAGGGGTTTATTTATCTCACTTAGGAGACTATGACTGTCCAAGCTGTGATTTTACTAAGGCAAAATTAGATATTTACAGTCCAGAGTGGGGGCAAATTTTAGTGGGAATTTATAATAAATATAATACTTTAGCCGCTGCTTTAGCCTCACAAGCCTTAAATATCCCGACTTCTAATATTGAAAAAACCATCAAAACCTTTCGGGCAGCTTTTGGACGCGCAGAAGAACTCAATGTTAATGGAAAATCCGTCAGAATTCTGTTATCAAAAAATCCGGTAGGGATGAATGAAACCATCCGCACGGTTAATGAAATCAAACAACAAGGAAAAGCTCAAGCCACGTTATTGATTTTAAATGATCGCACCCCTGATGGAACTGATGTATCATGGATTTGGGACGTGGACACTGAGCAATTAGTCTCTCAAGGTGGCACAATTATTATCAGCGGCGATCGCGTTTATGATCTGGCTCTACGCATTCAGTATAGCCAAGAAACCCTAAATGATGCTCAATTGAACCTCATTATTAAAGAGGACTTAAAAGAAGCAGTGGAGACTGCCCTTAATCATACTGCCCCTGATGAAACTTTGCACATTCTTCCCACCTACTCGGCTATGTTAGAAGTGCGACAATTGTTAACCGGACGCAAAATTCAATAG
- a CDS encoding alpha-D-glucose phosphate-specific phosphoglucomutase codes for MDIRTVKTQPFDDQKPGTSGLRKAVPTFQTPNYLENFIQSIFDSQDNYQGQRLVLGGDGRYYNRTAIQTILKMAAANGVGRVLVGQGGILSTPAASCLIRKYQAFGGIILSASHNPGGPEGDFGVKFNTRNGGPAPADVTEAIFAKSKEISEYKILEAEDINLDQQGETKLGEMTVEVVDAVEAYADLMASIFDFDAIRNLLSGGFRMVMDSLHAVTGPYAKEIFERRLKAPTGTVQNGEPLEDFGGGHPDPNLVYARELVETMYGDNPPDFGAASDGDGDRNMILGSKFFVTPSDSLAILAANAQLVPGYAKGITGVARSMPTSQAPDRVAKQLGINCYETPTGWKFFGNLLDAGKVTLCGEESFGTGSNHVREKDGLWAVLFWLNIIAKRGQSVEEIVKEHWQTYGRTYYSRHDYEEVDKDSANTLMDNLRSAFGNLPGKQFKGYEIALADDFSYTDPIDGSIAEKQGIRIVFKDGSRIVFRLSGTGTHGATLRVYLERYEPDSSKQNQDPQVALADLINIAHEIAQIKQLTGRDEPSVIT; via the coding sequence ATGGATATTCGTACTGTTAAAACCCAACCCTTTGATGATCAAAAACCCGGAACTTCTGGACTTCGCAAAGCGGTTCCTACGTTTCAAACCCCTAACTACTTAGAAAACTTCATTCAGTCCATTTTCGATAGCCAAGACAACTACCAAGGGCAGCGTTTAGTCTTAGGCGGTGATGGTCGCTATTACAACCGCACTGCTATTCAAACGATTCTCAAAATGGCTGCTGCCAATGGTGTGGGACGAGTTTTAGTTGGACAAGGGGGGATTCTATCCACTCCGGCTGCGTCCTGTCTTATCCGTAAATATCAAGCATTTGGGGGCATTATTTTATCTGCTAGCCATAACCCTGGTGGCCCCGAGGGAGATTTTGGCGTAAAATTTAATACTCGTAATGGTGGCCCCGCGCCTGCTGATGTGACAGAGGCAATTTTCGCCAAGAGTAAAGAGATTAGCGAATATAAAATCCTTGAAGCTGAAGACATTAATCTGGATCAGCAAGGGGAAACTAAACTCGGTGAGATGACGGTAGAAGTCGTCGATGCCGTAGAAGCCTATGCTGATTTAATGGCTTCCATTTTTGATTTTGATGCGATTCGTAATCTCTTGAGTGGAGGATTCCGTATGGTAATGGACTCTCTCCACGCGGTTACGGGGCCCTATGCCAAAGAAATTTTTGAACGCCGCTTAAAGGCCCCAACAGGAACAGTGCAAAATGGGGAACCTCTAGAAGACTTCGGCGGTGGACACCCTGATCCCAATTTAGTCTATGCCCGAGAATTAGTCGAAACCATGTATGGGGATAATCCTCCTGATTTTGGGGCTGCTTCTGATGGCGATGGCGATCGCAATATGATTTTGGGTAGTAAGTTTTTTGTTACCCCTAGTGATAGTTTGGCAATTTTAGCCGCGAATGCCCAATTAGTGCCGGGTTATGCAAAGGGGATTACAGGAGTAGCGCGATCGATGCCCACTTCTCAAGCACCTGATCGCGTTGCAAAACAATTAGGAATTAACTGTTATGAAACCCCCACTGGCTGGAAATTCTTTGGCAATCTTCTTGATGCAGGGAAAGTTACCCTCTGCGGTGAGGAAAGTTTTGGCACGGGTTCCAACCATGTTCGGGAAAAAGACGGACTTTGGGCAGTTTTATTTTGGTTAAATATCATCGCTAAACGCGGGCAAAGCGTAGAAGAAATCGTTAAAGAACATTGGCAAACCTACGGACGCACTTACTATTCCCGTCACGATTACGAGGAAGTGGATAAAGATTCCGCAAATACTTTAATGGACAATCTGCGTTCCGCATTCGGAAACTTACCCGGAAAGCAATTTAAGGGCTATGAAATTGCCTTAGCGGATGATTTTAGCTACACTGACCCTATTGATGGCAGTATTGCCGAGAAACAGGGCATTCGCATTGTGTTTAAGGACGGTTCTCGCATCGTCTTTCGCCTCTCTGGTACGGGAACTCACGGGGCAACTTTGCGCGTCTATTTAGAACGATATGAGCCTGACTCTAGTAAGCAGAATCAGGATCCGCAAGTCGCTTTGGCTGATTTGATTAATATTGCTCACGAAATTGCCCAGATTAAGCAATTAACAGGACGAGATGAGCCTTCTGTGATTACTTAA
- a CDS encoding FAD-dependent oxidoreductase, which yields MWKKVVIIGAGPTGLLLAHYLLRREQYQVEIYERRDDPLRKEFEAERTFPINLQERGRKALRKIEGLENAITEESVWIYGTNSHSKKSRRIPRKQPLVCLDRNQLVKLILQHLEKTVDSNRLKLSFNSKLISLDDTKNTVNIEVENGEVLTVNYDRLVAADGARSRIRQHLVNKKGLESEVSYVPEDYKSVFFQQPSNPDLQLDRDTIHAQTLKDRTRMLLVPQPEDQLNGVIVFDTKNNPFENFSSQADVFEFMKTNFPFFSPCLSGEEAEALLERPIGKVLTVRCDRFHEDSKILMLGDAAHAVSPSLGQGCNAGLEDVLIFDQVLDQYQDNWEKTLPAFSEKRVPDAHALKELSDYAFPRRKILVAELFLRLKIKRFLNRLFPNLFKPFVFDLLLDSNISYREILQANQGWINRLKKADR from the coding sequence ATGTGGAAAAAAGTTGTTATTATTGGTGCTGGACCAACTGGTTTATTATTAGCTCATTATCTTTTACGTCGAGAACAGTATCAAGTAGAAATTTATGAACGTCGCGACGATCCTCTTCGCAAAGAATTTGAGGCGGAGCGAACTTTTCCTATTAATTTGCAAGAACGCGGACGCAAGGCATTACGAAAAATTGAGGGGTTAGAAAATGCAATTACCGAAGAAAGTGTTTGGATTTATGGAACAAACAGCCACAGTAAAAAATCCCGTCGTATTCCTCGCAAACAACCCTTAGTTTGTCTTGACCGTAACCAATTAGTTAAACTTATTCTACAACATTTAGAGAAAACTGTTGACAGTAATCGCTTAAAACTGAGCTTTAATTCTAAATTAATTTCCCTAGATGATACAAAAAATACTGTTAATATTGAAGTAGAAAATGGGGAAGTCTTAACAGTAAATTATGATCGGCTTGTTGCGGCAGATGGAGCGCGATCGCGCATTCGACAACATTTAGTCAACAAAAAGGGATTAGAAAGTGAAGTAAGTTATGTTCCTGAAGATTATAAATCCGTCTTTTTCCAGCAACCTTCTAACCCTGATCTTCAGTTAGATCGAGATACTATTCATGCTCAAACTTTGAAAGATAGAACGCGAATGTTATTAGTGCCGCAACCGGAAGACCAACTTAATGGCGTTATTGTGTTTGATACTAAAAATAATCCTTTTGAAAACTTCTCTAGTCAAGCAGATGTTTTCGAGTTTATGAAGACTAATTTTCCCTTTTTTAGTCCTTGTCTTTCAGGAGAAGAAGCAGAAGCATTACTAGAACGCCCTATAGGAAAAGTTTTAACAGTACGCTGCGATCGCTTCCATGAGGATAGTAAAATTTTAATGCTTGGAGATGCTGCCCATGCGGTTTCTCCTTCCCTTGGTCAGGGCTGCAATGCCGGGTTAGAAGATGTCCTGATTTTTGATCAAGTATTAGATCAATATCAAGATAACTGGGAAAAAACCCTACCAGCATTTTCCGAGAAGAGAGTTCCTGATGCTCATGCGCTTAAAGAATTATCAGATTATGCCTTTCCCCGTCGTAAAATTTTAGTTGCCGAGCTATTCTTAAGATTAAAAATAAAACGATTCTTAAATCGGTTATTTCCCAATTTATTTAAGCCCTTTGTTTTTGATTTATTATTAGATTCTAATATCTCTTATCGTGAAATTTTGCAAGCTAATCAAGGTTGGATTAATCGTTTGAAAAAAGCAGATAGATAA
- a CDS encoding M16 family metallopeptidase yields MQTLEPNSTRQTIQRTTLDNGITLIVIENPTADIIAGRLFLKNAGNRVESPSQAGLSHLLSTVITKGTATLNAADIAEKIESVGAGINAETANDYFSLSLKTVSQDFPEIFSLVGEIMRAPSFPDSEVELEQALTLQAIAAQQEQPFNLAFNQLRSQMYPQHPYGSPVLGTEETVSALSVADLKSYHQTYFRPDNLVISLSGRITLEQAITEVKQVFGDWQPPATPQPTPSLVSPTPQPYQEFMHQETQQSIIMLGYLTASVKDSDYPILKLLNTYLGNGLSSRLFVELREKKGLAYDVSSLYPTRLEPSYFVTYMGTAPNNLEIAYQGLRQEVERLCEVQLTEEELQASKNKLLGQYALGKQSNGQLAQLFGWYETLNQGIEFDDRFQEMVAGVSSEQIQAVAQKYLQVDPYVSIVGSS; encoded by the coding sequence ATGCAAACCTTAGAACCGAATTCCACGCGCCAAACGATTCAACGAACTACCCTCGATAATGGGATTACCCTAATTGTGATTGAAAATCCCACTGCTGATATTATTGCAGGAAGACTCTTTCTGAAAAATGCTGGCAACCGTGTTGAATCACCGTCTCAAGCAGGACTTTCCCATTTACTATCTACTGTAATAACTAAAGGTACAGCCACCCTCAACGCGGCTGACATCGCTGAAAAAATAGAATCAGTGGGGGCAGGAATTAATGCTGAAACTGCTAACGATTATTTTAGCCTCAGTCTGAAAACTGTTTCCCAAGACTTTCCCGAAATTTTCTCTTTAGTGGGAGAAATTATGCGCGCGCCTAGTTTTCCTGACAGTGAAGTCGAACTTGAACAAGCCCTCACTCTACAAGCCATTGCCGCGCAACAGGAACAACCTTTCAATCTTGCCTTTAATCAACTGCGATCGCAGATGTATCCGCAACATCCCTACGGTAGCCCTGTTTTAGGGACAGAAGAAACCGTTTCTGCTTTGAGCGTAGCTGATCTCAAATCGTATCATCAAACCTACTTCCGTCCTGATAACTTAGTAATTAGTCTCTCAGGACGAATTACCCTAGAACAAGCAATTACAGAAGTAAAGCAAGTGTTTGGAGATTGGCAACCACCTGCTACCCCTCAACCGACTCCCTCTCTTGTTTCTCCCACCCCCCAGCCATATCAAGAATTTATGCATCAAGAAACCCAACAGAGTATTATTATGTTGGGATATCTCACTGCTTCTGTGAAAGATTCTGACTACCCAATTTTGAAACTGCTTAATACCTATCTCGGAAATGGACTCTCCTCACGGTTATTTGTCGAATTACGGGAAAAAAAAGGACTTGCTTATGATGTCTCATCCTTGTATCCGACTCGGCTAGAACCCTCTTACTTCGTTACCTATATGGGAACTGCCCCTAATAATCTTGAGATTGCTTACCAGGGATTACGCCAAGAAGTAGAAAGACTCTGTGAGGTGCAGTTAACTGAAGAAGAGTTACAAGCTAGTAAGAATAAGTTGTTAGGACAATATGCCCTCGGAAAGCAAAGTAATGGGCAACTGGCGCAATTATTTGGTTGGTATGAAACCTTAAATCAAGGAATAGAGTTTGATGATCGGTTTCAAGAAATGGTGGCTGGAGTAAGTAGTGAACAGATCCAAGCCGTGGCTCAAAAATATCTGCAAGTTGATCCCTATGTCTCAATCGTGGGGTCTAGTTGA
- a CDS encoding DICT sensory domain-containing protein yields the protein MDRSTSLVAELLKTVPRLRTQIYFKSSLTALSHAMEDQVLASFDPPLVIASFQQERFYRQEAHRYRRLGKKSDQIYIFSAPDTSFNDEDSRSTTINFAAEDTLANEWHLVVIGKTFTSCLVCQECSVSENQQASSVDSARRFEGIWTFDEEVAKTTASFLLDKVLDYRPELSDKIATAREHYCQQVSSLTTEDKKAQPDPFVERLLTHLQAGQYRLIRAYSSIAQKEEKERLLRSLTNAIRQSLDIHEILEITVQELGEALSACRCLVYRCRTDTTTAKIKHEFLQSHVISVKDETWPVANNPLLKKVQQDQTPLYIQETAKETTIQESPLLSSLVKENQIQSWLLVPLLYQGDVIGMIELHHCQENGSPWSENDIELVEAIAPQIGLALTQAEAYANLESLNEQLEALEQTRSNLVAITGHELRTPLSTIQVCLESLISEPDMSEELRQVMLSTAMNDAERMRRLVQDFLTLSRLESGRIEWNPEPMSVEECIELSLSNIRGQNTENPLPTIENESKEELPLAYVDGEWLVEVLAKLLDNACKFTEKDGKITLSATPQSGNTVQVTVADTGRGIEPSRLETVFDRFYQEEGALQRTTGGTGLGLAICRQIVNKWGGEIWAESKGKNNGTKFHFTVPIAKEARVKSAARS from the coding sequence ATGGACAGATCGACTTCTTTGGTGGCGGAGTTATTAAAAACAGTACCTCGCCTGCGAACTCAAATTTATTTCAAATCCTCCTTGACAGCCCTTTCTCACGCCATGGAGGATCAAGTTTTGGCAAGTTTTGATCCGCCGCTGGTAATTGCTAGCTTTCAACAAGAACGATTTTATCGTCAAGAAGCGCACCGCTATCGGCGTTTAGGAAAAAAGAGTGACCAGATTTATATTTTTTCGGCCCCAGATACGTCTTTTAATGACGAAGATAGTCGTTCCACAACCATTAACTTTGCTGCCGAAGATACGTTAGCAAATGAATGGCATCTCGTGGTGATTGGCAAAACCTTTACCAGTTGTTTAGTTTGTCAGGAATGTTCCGTTAGCGAAAATCAGCAAGCAAGTTCGGTTGATTCAGCAAGACGGTTTGAGGGAATTTGGACATTTGATGAGGAAGTAGCCAAAACCACTGCTTCTTTCTTACTAGACAAAGTCTTAGATTATCGCCCAGAATTATCTGACAAAATTGCAACTGCCCGTGAACATTATTGTCAACAAGTATCATCGTTAACAACAGAAGACAAAAAAGCACAGCCTGATCCTTTTGTAGAAAGGCTATTAACTCATTTACAAGCCGGACAATATCGTCTCATTCGTGCCTATAGCTCGATCGCGCAGAAAGAGGAAAAAGAAAGACTGCTACGATCCCTAACCAATGCCATCCGCCAATCGTTAGATATCCACGAAATTTTAGAAATTACCGTGCAGGAATTGGGAGAAGCCTTATCTGCTTGCCGTTGCCTAGTTTATCGCTGTCGTACTGACACCACCACCGCCAAAATTAAGCATGAATTTTTACAATCTCATGTTATCTCCGTTAAAGACGAAACTTGGCCAGTTGCCAATAATCCCCTTTTAAAAAAGGTACAACAAGATCAAACTCCACTGTATATTCAAGAAACCGCCAAGGAAACCACCATTCAGGAAAGCCCCCTGTTATCTTCTCTGGTGAAAGAAAATCAAATTCAAAGCTGGCTACTGGTTCCCCTGCTTTATCAAGGAGACGTTATTGGCATGATAGAACTCCATCATTGTCAAGAAAATGGCAGTCCTTGGAGTGAGAATGATATTGAACTAGTTGAAGCGATCGCGCCGCAAATTGGACTCGCCCTTACCCAAGCCGAAGCCTATGCCAACTTAGAAAGCCTGAATGAACAACTCGAAGCCCTTGAACAAACTCGTTCTAATCTCGTTGCCATTACTGGGCATGAACTACGCACTCCCCTTTCTACAATCCAAGTTTGCCTAGAAAGCCTCATTAGTGAACCTGATATGTCGGAAGAACTCCGACAAGTGATGTTATCTACAGCCATGAATGATGCGGAACGGATGCGCCGCTTAGTTCAAGATTTTCTCACCCTCTCTCGCCTCGAAAGTGGGCGGATTGAATGGAATCCTGAACCCATGTCGGTGGAAGAATGTATTGAATTATCCCTGAGTAATATTCGGGGACAAAATACAGAAAATCCCCTACCTACTATTGAAAATGAAAGCAAAGAGGAACTTCCCCTTGCTTATGTGGATGGAGAATGGCTAGTGGAAGTGTTAGCTAAACTTCTCGATAACGCCTGTAAATTTACAGAAAAAGACGGTAAGATTACCCTTTCAGCAACCCCACAATCCGGAAATACCGTTCAAGTAACCGTCGCTGACACTGGGCGAGGCATAGAACCCTCTCGCTTAGAAACGGTGTTTGACCGTTTTTATCAAGAAGAAGGGGCGCTACAGCGAACTACGGGGGGAACCGGGTTAGGATTAGCGATTTGCCGTCAAATTGTGAATAAATGGGGAGGAGAAATTTGGGCAGAATCGAAAGGGAAAAATAATGGTACCAAATTTCACTTTACCGTTCCCATTGCAAAAGAGGCGCGAGTGAAATCTGCTGCCAGAAGTTAA